In the Candidatus Aegiribacteria sp. genome, one interval contains:
- a CDS encoding peptidylprolyl isomerase, translating into MLIEEYVTLLTDRLRSVEESEENREPETAEWTQYEFPFNPDSISIPDTVVIETDVGNFTVLLWGNTAPVTCSSFWHLAGTGFYDSVYFHRVIPGFVAQAGCPEGVGTGGPGYLLPNERSTRHFGRGVLGMADAGLNTGGSQFFIMLDDHGRLDGRYTAFGTVLNKDELDRITVGTQIRDVVCLVN; encoded by the coding sequence ATGCTGATTGAAGAATATGTAACTTTGCTGACGGACAGACTGAGGAGCGTAGAGGAGTCCGAAGAGAATCGGGAACCGGAAACGGCCGAATGGACACAATACGAATTTCCGTTTAATCCTGACAGTATCTCAATACCGGATACAGTTGTAATAGAGACAGATGTCGGAAATTTCACAGTTCTCCTCTGGGGAAATACTGCGCCTGTTACGTGCAGCAGTTTCTGGCACCTGGCTGGAACGGGTTTTTATGACAGTGTTTATTTTCACAGGGTCATTCCTGGATTTGTAGCCCAGGCAGGTTGTCCGGAGGGTGTCGGGACCGGGGGTCCCGGTTATCTGCTGCCAAATGAGCGAAGCACAAGACATTTTGGAAGAGGAGTCCTTGGAATGGCTGACGCGGGATTGAACACTGGAGGCAGCCAGTTCTTCATAATGCTGGATGATCACGGCAGGTTGGATGGCAGGTATACCGCGTTCGGTACTGTGTTGAATAAGGATGAACTTGATAGAATCACAGTCGGAACACAAATCAGGGACGTAGTCTGTTTAGTCAACTAA
- a CDS encoding NAD-dependent epimerase/dehydratase family protein: protein MKRILVTGALGQIGSELTVELRKRYGSDNVIASDIKSDENSKVVNEGPWSILDVTDIEAVSNLIREYKIDTIFHMAAILSATGEKNPLLCWRVNMDGTLNILETAREESLARVIIPSSIAAFGPETPRENTPQKTILRPKTIYGVTKVSGELLCDYYVERFGVDVRGLRYPGIISSETPPGGGTTDYAVEIYYKAIEEGRYTCFVRRNTMLPMMYMPDCIKATLDLADADFHNLSHHSDFNVGALSVTAGDIAESISKFIPGFEVTYESDFRQEIADTWPSSIDDSVARKEWGWEPEWDLDSMTADMLEKLRQKLL, encoded by the coding sequence ATTAAAAGGATTCTTGTAACAGGTGCTCTTGGACAGATCGGATCTGAACTTACTGTTGAACTCAGGAAACGCTACGGCTCCGATAATGTCATTGCTTCGGATATCAAATCAGATGAAAACAGTAAAGTAGTGAACGAAGGGCCCTGGAGCATTCTGGATGTGACCGATATCGAGGCTGTTTCCAATCTCATTCGTGAATACAAGATCGATACGATTTTCCATATGGCAGCCATTCTGTCCGCAACGGGAGAGAAGAATCCTCTGCTCTGCTGGAGAGTGAATATGGATGGTACTCTGAACATCCTCGAAACAGCAAGGGAGGAATCCCTTGCACGAGTGATAATCCCAAGCTCTATCGCTGCATTCGGTCCTGAAACTCCAAGGGAAAATACACCCCAGAAAACAATTCTCCGTCCGAAAACAATATATGGCGTGACAAAAGTATCTGGAGAGCTTCTGTGCGATTATTACGTTGAAAGATTCGGTGTTGACGTAAGGGGATTGCGCTATCCCGGAATTATCTCCTCGGAAACACCGCCTGGAGGAGGTACTACGGATTATGCTGTGGAGATTTACTACAAGGCTATTGAAGAGGGAAGATACACCTGTTTCGTACGAAGGAATACCATGCTTCCGATGATGTACATGCCGGACTGCATTAAAGCAACTCTTGATCTTGCGGATGCTGATTTTCACAATCTCTCTCACCATAGTGATTTCAACGTGGGGGCTCTTTCCGTGACAGCGGGGGATATTGCGGAGAGTATCAGTAAATTCATTCCAGGCTTCGAAGTTACTTATGAGTCTGATTTCAGGCAGGAGATAGCAGATACCTGGCCCAGCAGCATAGATGATTCCGTGGCCAGGAAAGAATGGGGCTGGGAACCGGAATGGGATCTTGATTCCATGACTGCTGATATGCTTGAGAAACTCAGGCAAAAACTATTATAA
- a CDS encoding gliding motility-associated C-terminal domain-containing protein, which produces MIVSDSSEFRELWANVECPVLQPSSWPTLNNSTQQGEEWADQLILRDNTGQATDYVPYDDDWGGAAGISLEKLNPEFKGYDSASWSGCMSGGTPGNENSCISGSTGGEFLEFHPNPFSPDGDGRDDLLTIEMNFNSPENEVTLEIYNVQGRLILELLNREACGSSRVIIWDGTGENGQRLVVGRYIIFLGSRAIDTGEFRETCEVVILARPL; this is translated from the coding sequence GTGATAGTATCAGATTCTTCCGAGTTCAGGGAATTATGGGCAAATGTTGAATGCCCCGTTCTACAGCCATCAAGCTGGCCCACGCTGAATAACAGCACACAGCAGGGAGAAGAATGGGCAGACCAGCTTATTCTGAGAGATAACACAGGTCAGGCAACAGATTACGTACCATACGATGATGACTGGGGCGGCGCAGCTGGAATAAGCCTTGAAAAGCTGAATCCGGAATTCAAAGGATACGACTCGGCAAGCTGGAGCGGATGTATGTCAGGAGGCACACCGGGGAATGAAAACAGCTGCATTTCGGGAAGCACAGGTGGTGAGTTCCTTGAATTCCATCCAAATCCCTTCTCTCCTGATGGCGATGGTCGTGATGATCTGCTCACGATTGAAATGAACTTCAACAGCCCTGAGAACGAAGTCACACTTGAGATCTACAATGTACAGGGTCGATTGATCCTGGAGCTCCTGAACAGAGAGGCCTGCGGCAGTTCAAGAGTTATCATCTGGGATGGAACCGGTGAGAACGGTCAGAGACTCGTGGTTGGACGTTACATTATCTTTCTTGGTTCAAGAGCAATCGATACAGGTGAATTTCGTGAGACCTGCGAAGTAGTAATCCTGGCCCGACCTTTATAG
- a CDS encoding lamin tail domain-containing protein yields MGILAVLQFVLLSQSPVITEIAANPLVEISGEFVEIFNPSSEQICLSNFSITDGDALDELVPWDEIIFGSFPHPGMLLGTDTIPAEGFALVFELDYPDNPVYEIPPGTLILTTADHAICNGLAASSDPLTLFNSGGTADSNAVSTYGTPVNSDTWQERDDDGLDGIPFDPGEGFTVERFPWSSPDGEGFWITGPEGGTPGTHAEAPPDTMNISCDSVWTDPVEPSAGSPFEIHASFTCWGNVSPSSGTLILFLDSQGDSIATPEEIIAEFSAAVLEPGLTNTFTAMTALDQGWYLPSALAEVPDDEYPLDDFRSIETAVGGGVDPVITEVICNPIEEDYGEFIEIYYPGPGIFPLAGCSFTDGDALDVIVTWSETQLTDPDAVYGAYLPANGYALVLDPEYIFGTQPYDLAGSTYVFTVDNTTIGNGLTGNDPITLYDLNGTAQINTLSTYGTPLVFDDPLLCDDDGLDGIPYDPGEHYSVQRRLFTLPDEEFSWVTSPEGGTPGAPAEYSDTTDAAVDSLRITPPDPEPGNSLLITAFFSNKGTIPFIEAEVSIFLDMNADSIAQPDEILLTELSDSLYPGEDTSISVTISAPETGCYPAAARISLEGDAVPGNDFICESFTTGGGVPLVISEVLCNPSSEDHDEFIEMWFPGPGVFDISGCSFTDGDALDVLIPWNSEYGILQDPDVICSQFLPENCFAVILDREYTDGIQPYNFPSGTVILTTGNTTLGDGLSQNDPISLYTSSGTTSSDVMSTYGTPIDSDNPLLRDDDGLDEIPFDPGEDNSAQRKDLSEPDIFSNWIISNDGPTPGAPPPFIVEGMNAASLGMICDPPMGPDNENAVLTARFTNSGTDTIPSGELSLAFYDDRDHSGAPSENELFYSYVCGTVAPGDSIEADCQWVSCPEEMLLFAVAICAADSFSSDDTTSCIWNTYGSIVLNEIMYSPAPGEPEWVEIVNSYRAGLSKIHVIRLFSAMTLCFSSRTALP; encoded by the coding sequence ATGGGAATATTAGCAGTTCTCCAGTTCGTTCTGTTATCTCAGTCTCCGGTCATCACGGAAATTGCAGCCAATCCTCTTGTTGAGATCTCCGGTGAATTCGTTGAGATATTCAATCCCTCATCTGAGCAAATATGTTTGAGTAACTTCAGCATTACAGACGGAGATGCCCTCGATGAACTCGTTCCCTGGGATGAAATCATCTTTGGTTCTTTTCCACATCCTGGAATGCTTCTTGGAACCGATACCATTCCTGCAGAAGGGTTCGCCCTCGTTTTCGAACTGGATTATCCGGATAACCCCGTGTATGAGATACCTCCCGGAACGCTCATTCTCACAACCGCTGATCACGCGATCTGCAATGGTCTGGCGGCATCCTCCGATCCTCTTACCCTCTTTAACTCCGGTGGTACCGCTGACAGTAATGCTGTAAGTACATACGGTACACCTGTCAATTCGGACACATGGCAGGAAAGGGACGATGACGGTCTTGACGGAATACCTTTCGACCCGGGTGAAGGTTTTACAGTTGAACGATTCCCTTGGTCATCTCCTGATGGGGAAGGATTCTGGATTACAGGGCCTGAAGGTGGTACACCCGGAACCCATGCTGAAGCTCCGCCTGATACTATGAATATCTCCTGCGACAGTGTCTGGACTGATCCTGTAGAACCGTCTGCAGGATCTCCATTTGAAATACATGCTTCCTTCACCTGCTGGGGTAATGTTTCTCCATCGAGCGGTACCCTGATACTTTTTCTGGACAGCCAGGGAGATTCTATTGCGACTCCTGAAGAAATTATCGCGGAATTCTCTGCAGCAGTGCTTGAACCCGGATTAACAAATACATTCACTGCAATGACTGCGCTTGACCAGGGCTGGTACCTTCCATCAGCTCTTGCGGAAGTACCAGATGATGAATACCCGCTCGATGATTTCAGATCCATCGAAACAGCAGTGGGAGGAGGTGTAGATCCTGTTATCACAGAAGTGATCTGTAATCCTATTGAAGAAGATTACGGCGAATTCATCGAAATATACTATCCCGGCCCCGGTATCTTTCCTCTCGCCGGATGCTCTTTCACCGATGGTGACGCGCTGGACGTAATCGTGACATGGTCTGAAACTCAGCTCACTGATCCTGATGCCGTCTATGGAGCATACTTACCGGCAAATGGATACGCTCTTGTGCTGGATCCGGAGTACATATTCGGAACCCAGCCATACGATCTTGCCGGATCAACTTATGTATTCACGGTTGATAATACGACAATCGGCAACGGTCTTACCGGCAATGATCCTATAACATTGTACGATCTGAATGGAACCGCTCAGATAAACACTCTATCCACCTATGGAACACCTCTGGTGTTCGATGACCCACTCCTTTGTGATGATGATGGTCTCGACGGCATCCCATACGATCCGGGGGAGCACTACAGCGTACAGAGAAGACTGTTCACCCTTCCGGACGAAGAGTTTTCCTGGGTAACTTCACCGGAAGGAGGAACACCGGGTGCTCCAGCGGAATATTCCGATACAACGGACGCTGCAGTTGATTCTCTGAGAATAACTCCTCCGGATCCTGAACCTGGTAATTCACTTCTCATTACTGCTTTCTTCTCAAACAAAGGGACAATACCCTTTATAGAAGCTGAAGTATCCATTTTTCTGGATATGAACGCTGATTCAATCGCACAACCTGATGAAATCCTCCTGACAGAGCTTTCTGATTCTCTCTATCCTGGAGAAGATACAAGCATCTCCGTGACTATCAGCGCACCTGAAACCGGCTGTTATCCTGCTGCCGCACGGATATCACTTGAAGGTGATGCAGTGCCGGGTAATGATTTCATATGTGAAAGCTTCACAACCGGAGGCGGAGTTCCTCTGGTCATTTCAGAGGTTCTCTGCAACCCATCCAGTGAGGATCATGACGAGTTCATTGAAATGTGGTTCCCCGGACCGGGTGTATTTGACATTTCCGGATGCAGCTTCACTGACGGCGATGCGCTGGATGTGCTGATTCCATGGAACAGTGAATACGGAATTCTGCAGGATCCCGATGTGATATGCAGTCAGTTCCTTCCCGAAAACTGCTTCGCTGTAATTCTTGATCGGGAATATACCGATGGGATTCAACCGTATAATTTCCCTTCCGGAACTGTTATCCTCACTACAGGTAATACCACTCTCGGAGACGGTCTTTCGCAGAATGACCCAATCTCACTCTATACGTCCAGCGGCACCACATCTTCCGATGTAATGTCAACTTATGGAACACCGATCGATTCCGATAATCCTTTACTGAGAGACGATGACGGTCTGGATGAAATACCCTTTGATCCAGGCGAGGATAACAGCGCCCAGCGAAAGGATCTTAGCGAACCAGACATCTTCAGCAACTGGATTATATCTAATGATGGCCCGACTCCCGGAGCCCCTCCCCCGTTCATTGTAGAGGGAATGAATGCGGCATCCCTCGGTATGATCTGCGATCCACCCATGGGACCTGATAATGAGAATGCAGTTCTTACTGCACGGTTCACCAACTCAGGAACCGATACTATTCCATCAGGTGAACTCTCCTTAGCTTTTTACGATGACAGGGATCATAGCGGAGCCCCATCAGAGAACGAACTTTTCTACAGTTATGTATGCGGTACTGTTGCTCCTGGAGATTCAATTGAAGCAGACTGCCAGTGGGTATCATGTCCGGAAGAGATGCTTCTGTTCGCTGTAGCCATATGTGCCGCAGACTCTTTCTCCTCGGACGATACTACATCATGTATCTGGAATACATACGGTTCCATTGTACTTAATGAGATAATGTACAGCCCGGCACCAGGAGAACCCGAATGGGTTGAGATCGTCAACAGTTATCGGGCTGGACTTTCGAAGATTCACGTGATCAGGCTGTTTTCTGCGATGACACTCTGTTTCTCCAGCCGGACAGCTTTGCCGTGA
- a CDS encoding SIMPL domain-containing protein (The SIMPL domain is named for its presence in mouse protein SIMPL (signalling molecule that associates with mouse pelle-like kinase). Bacterial member BP26, from Brucella, was shown to assemble into a channel-like structure, while YggE from E. coli has been associated with resistance to oxidative stress.), translating to MIHTAMAAARAEGVAGEDMQTASYNLWVEQVWDDYDYEYTGEMEYHVIHYIKADIRDIESVGDVLAAVVSEGANSINGVSFYVEDTSALFEEARQRAAEHANDKAEQLADCFGVSLGNISSISEWTNNYYYGDYGAYDNYGGGLGSYAQSPSITPGAYSISVEVSVSFKIEE from the coding sequence ATGATCCATACAGCCATGGCTGCGGCAAGAGCAGAAGGAGTAGCCGGAGAAGATATGCAGACTGCAAGCTACAACCTCTGGGTGGAACAGGTCTGGGATGACTACGACTACGAGTACACAGGGGAAATGGAATATCACGTGATACACTACATAAAGGCGGACATTCGTGATATTGAATCGGTTGGAGACGTTCTAGCCGCTGTTGTAAGCGAGGGAGCCAATTCCATAAACGGAGTCAGTTTCTACGTTGAAGACACTTCCGCGCTTTTCGAGGAAGCAAGACAGCGCGCAGCAGAACACGCTAACGATAAAGCTGAACAGCTGGCTGACTGTTTTGGAGTATCACTGGGTAACATCTCAAGCATCAGCGAATGGACAAACAACTATTATTACGGCGATTACGGAGCCTATGATAACTACGGTGGCGGGCTGGGTTCTTATGCTCAATCTCCATCAATTACTCCGGGAGCTTACTCTATTTCAGTAGAGGTATCTGTTAGCTTCAAGATAGAAGAGTAG
- a CDS encoding secondary thiamine-phosphate synthase enzyme YjbQ, which translates to MKSHRKYLWFNTPHRRDYINITPAVDLELRESGIKEGLCLVNAMHITASVYINDDEQGLLQDYDEWLEGLAPHEPISRYRHNRTGEDNGDAHHKRQIMGREVVVAVTDGKLDLGPWEQIFYGEFDGRRKKRVMVKIIGE; encoded by the coding sequence TTGAAATCGCACAGAAAGTACCTCTGGTTCAATACACCACACCGTCGAGACTACATCAACATTACACCTGCTGTAGACCTTGAGCTCCGAGAGAGCGGTATAAAAGAGGGGCTTTGTCTTGTTAACGCTATGCATATCACCGCAAGCGTCTACATCAATGATGATGAACAGGGCTTACTTCAGGATTACGACGAGTGGCTCGAGGGGCTGGCGCCACACGAACCGATATCCCGCTACAGGCACAACAGAACAGGTGAAGACAACGGAGACGCGCACCACAAGCGCCAGATCATGGGGCGGGAAGTGGTTGTAGCCGTTACTGATGGAAAACTGGATCTCGGTCCGTGGGAACAGATATTTTATGGTGAATTCGATGGTAGAAGAAAAAAAAGAGTGATGGTTAAGATAATAGGCGAGTAG
- a CDS encoding DUF503 domain-containing protein produces the protein MTNERTDTLIGLIKVELYFRGCRTLKDRRGFLRSLKDRLLNMGFSVAQIGPPDIIQRAWIAAVCVSGTETGVSRMLIRAEKLMYNPEWELISIDKDIITDGELSEMEEHH, from the coding sequence ATGACAAATGAAAGAACTGATACACTAATCGGTCTCATTAAAGTAGAACTTTACTTCAGGGGCTGCAGAACACTTAAGGACAGAAGAGGTTTTCTTCGTTCCCTGAAGGATCGTCTTTTAAACATGGGCTTTTCAGTGGCGCAGATTGGCCCCCCCGATATTATTCAGAGGGCCTGGATCGCAGCTGTCTGTGTTTCTGGAACTGAAACCGGTGTTTCGCGAATGCTCATACGTGCGGAAAAGCTCATGTACAATCCTGAATGGGAACTTATAAGCATCGATAAAGATATAATTACTGATGGCGAATTATCTGAAATGGAGGAACATCATTGA